The genomic interval TCTCGAGGCAGCTTTGGAATACGTTTCCGGGACTTACGAAGGAAGGAAAATTGCCGTGATAGGCGATATGAAAGAACTCGGAAAAGAAAGCGGTTTATTTCACGAGCAAGCCGGCACGAGTGCGTCAAAAAAAGGTTTTTCTCAAATAATCGCTGTAGGCGTTTACGCAAAGCATGTAAAAGAGGGATTCAAGAATAACGGCAAAACAATCTTTCATGAGGCGGGAGATTGGAAGCAGGCGCTGGATGTACTTAATAATATAATGAAAAAAGGAGACGTCGTGCTGATAAAAGGAAGCAGGGCGATGGAGCTCGATATGATAGCCAAATCATTGAAAAACGGCGGCGCAAGTGTTTAAGTTGCTGTTCCAATTCAGGGAATCTTTTTCTGTACTGAATATACTGGGTTATATAACTTTCAGATCGGCATATGCAGTAATAACTTCTCTCGTAATTTCATTTTTCGCAGGACCAATAGTAATAAGAAAACTTAAAAAATACAAAACCGGTATGACAGTCAGAGAATTTACACCCGAAGGCCATGAAAAAAAGATAGGAACTCCGTCCATGGGCGGAATACTGATGATTGTCTCGATTATAATATCTGTGTTGATTTGGGGGGATCTTACAAACAGAAACGTCATAATACTTCTGTCCTCTCTGCTGTGGCTTGGATTATTCGGATTTCTTGACGATTTGATGAAAATGAAAAGAAAAAAAGGCATGAGAGGGAAATACAAGCTGGCGGGGCAGATACTTTTGGCCGGTTTTGTCGGTCTCGTGCTTTTTAAATTTCCTTCTCATGGAGAGCTGAAAGTAACGCAGACTAATGCTCTTTTTCTTAAGAACCTTGTGGTTGATTTCGGCTGGTTTTATATTCCACTCATTCTTACAGTAATACTCGGAGCGTCTAATTCAGTAAACATAACGGACGGGCTCGATGGTCTGGCCGCCGGCTCTTTGGCTACTGCCTTTGCTTCATTTTCAGTCGTTGCATACATAGTTGGAAATATTAAGGCTTCGCAATATTTGCACATAGGTTTCGATCCGTCTGCCGCAGAATTAACTGTTTTCGGAGCAGCAGCTTTCGGTGCGTGCCTCGGATTTTTGTGGTTTAACGCTCATCCTGCCCAGGTGTTTATGGGAGACACCGGTTCTCTTTCATTGGGTGGAGCGCTGGGTTTAATGGCCGTTCTTCTGAAGCAGGAAATACTGCTGGTGTTTGTGGGAGGTGTGTTCGTTCTGGAAGCATTGTCGGTTATCATGCAGGTTTCATATTTTAAAATAACCGGTGGAAAGCGAATATTCAAGATGACTCCCATACATC from candidate division WOR-3 bacterium carries:
- a CDS encoding phospho-N-acetylmuramoyl-pentapeptide-transferase produces the protein MFKLLFQFRESFSVLNILGYITFRSAYAVITSLVISFFAGPIVIRKLKKYKTGMTVREFTPEGHEKKIGTPSMGGILMIVSIIISVLIWGDLTNRNVIILLSSLLWLGLFGFLDDLMKMKRKKGMRGKYKLAGQILLAGFVGLVLFKFPSHGELKVTQTNALFLKNLVVDFGWFYIPLILTVILGASNSVNITDGLDGLAAGSLATAFASFSVVAYIVGNIKASQYLHIGFDPSAAELTVFGAAAFGACLGFLWFNAHPAQVFMGDTGSLSLGGALGLMAVLLKQEILLVFVGGVFVLEALSVIMQVSYFKITGGKRIFKMTPIHHHFEKCGWSESKIVVRFWLLAILFALIGISTLKIR